A window from Cryptomeria japonica chromosome 1, Sugi_1.0, whole genome shotgun sequence encodes these proteins:
- the LOC131065273 gene encoding putative receptor protein kinase ZmPK1 — MYIKVSRNDFSLLNSPVTSEIGLRCSRSDSSDFRTPKKRSVIKYPLGFAAAVGLVEIVCILLGWLYMFRVHKTSFDFDSQGYSAIPLGFKKFSFAELKKATNNFTIKLRKGAFGSVYKGVLADEKVVAVKRLEGVSQSEEQFWAEVSMIGRVHHMNLVRMYGFCAEGHHRLLVYEFVENGSLDKHLFTGSEPLGWKERFAVAVGTAKGLAYLHEECLEWILHCDVKPQNILLDGKFSPKLSDFGLVKLVDRESAFSFSKVRGTRGYVAPEWVINLPITAKADVYSFGIVLFEIVIGRDTSDQSRNLVQWVSKKMEEGKLLEDVVDAKLNGIVDMEELETVVRTALFCVDQDPSSRPSMSQIVEMLSG; from the coding sequence ATGTATATTAAGGTCTCCCGCAACGATTTCTCCCTTCTAAATTCCCCAGTTACTAGCGAAATCGGGCTTAGATGTAGCAGATCTGATAGTAGCGATTTCAGGACACCCAAGAAGAGGAGTGTTATCAAGTATCCGCTGGGATTCGCTGCTGCCGTTGGACTGGTAGAAATTGTTTGCATCCTGTTGGGGTGGCTGTACATGTTCCGAGTGCATAAAACTAGCTTTGATTTTGACAGTCAAGGGTATTCCGCTATCCCCTTGGGATTCAAGAAGTTTAGCTTTGCAGAGCTGAAAAAAGCTACAAATAACTTCACGATAAAGCTCAGAAAGGGAGCTTTCGGAAGCGTCTACAAAGGGGTTTTGGCTGACGAAAAGGTCGTGGCGGTGAAACGACTGGAAGGAGTATCTCAGAGCGAGGAGCAATTCTGGGCGGAGGTAAGCATGATTGGCAGAGTTCACCACATGAATTTGGTTCGCATGTATGGCTTCTGTGCAGAGGGGCATCACAGGTTACTTGTTTATGAGTTTGTTGAGAATGGGTCGCTGGACAAGCATCTATTCACAGGAAGTGAACCCTTGGGTTGGAAGGAAAGGTTTGCCGTTGCAGTGGGCACGGCAAAAGGATTGGCTTACCTTCATGAAGAATGCTTGGAATGGATTCTTCATTGCgatgtgaaacctcagaatatacTTTTAGACGGGAAATTTAGTCCCAAGTTATCTGACTTTGGACTAGTAAAGCTGGTGGACAGAGAGAGCGCATTCTCCTTCTCTAAAGTTCGTGGAACTCGGGGATATGTAGCTCCTGAATGGGTGATTAACCTTCCCATCACAGCGAAGGCTGATGTGTATAGCTTTGGGATTGTGCTCTTCGAGATTGTAATCGGCCGAGATACATCCGATCAATCAAGAAATTTGGTGCAATGGGTATCTAAGAAGATGGAGGAGGGAAAGCTTTTAGAGGATGTCGTGGATGCAAAATTGAATGGAATTGTTGACATGGAAGAGTTGGAAACTGTGGTGAGAACAGCATTATTTTGTGTTGATCAAGACCCGAGTTCGAGACCTTCGATGAGCCAGATCGTCGAGATGCTTTCTGGATAG
- the LOC131065280 gene encoding putative receptor protein kinase ZmPK1 has protein sequence MEGKQNGLCLLVAIVLECLFLCASQISAGDKMVENNSDKLSLGGFLISQQDRSCLVSPNQTFSAGFYEVGDNAYAFGVWYTHTANLTVVWTANRDQPVNGRDSRLDLQTDGNLLLYDANGRTVWETHTAGNDLNVKEAVLLETGNLVLLNSSGGSVWESFKFPTDTLLPHQPLIGNSQLVSRLGTDPITSGYYRLYFDNYNFLHLMFQTSYVVSNYWPSVYDGLSGFNLSRYAVLDEFGGFKSSDNFSFAAWDYGLNLKRRLTLDPDGNLRL, from the coding sequence ATGGAAGGAAAGCAAAATGGTCTGTGTCTGCTAGTTGCAATTGTGTTGGAATGCCTCTTTCTGTGTGCTTCACAAATTTCTGCAGGTGACAAGATGGTAGAAAACAATTCAGATAAGCTGAGCCTCGGAGGATTTCTTATTAGTCAACAAGATAGATCTTGTTTGGTGTCTCCCAATCAGACATTTTCTGCCGGATTTTATGAAGTGGGTGACAATGCATATGCTTTTGGCGTGTGGTACACTCATACGGCGAATCTAACAGTTGTTTGGACGGCAAACAGAGATCAGCCCGTGAACGGAAGGGATTCCCGTCTTGATCTGCAAACCGATGGAAACCTGCTTCTGTATGATGCAAATGGAAGGACTGTATGGGAAACACACACGGCCGGCAACGACTTGAATGTTAAAGAGGCTGTTCTACTGGAAACGGGAAATCTTGTTCTGCTGAACTCATCTGGAGGGAGCGTTTGGGAAAGTTTCAAGTTTCCAACAGATACTCTTCTTCCCCATCAGCCACTCATAGGGAATTCTCAGTTAGTATCTAGGTTGGGCACAGATCCCATTACCTCAGGATACTATCGTCTCTATTTTGACAACTACAACTTTCTTCACTTAATGTTCCAAACATCGTATGTGGTCTCCAATTACTGGCCTTCCGTCTACGATGGATTATCGGGATTCAACCTTAGCCGTTATGCAGTTTTGGACGAGTTTGGTGGCTTCAAATCAAGCGATAACTTTAGTTTCGCCGCCTGGGATTATGGCCTAAATCTTAAAAGAAGATTGACCTTGGATCCCGATGGCAATCTGAGATTATAA